A segment of the Collimonas fungivorans genome:
CGAGTAAATGAATAATACGTTTGTTCAGGAAATGTGGATTCATCTGGAGGCTTCGTCAGGAGAAACAGCGCTGGCTGCGCAAAAAGACGATAGTGTAGCGGGATTGCGCCCGGCAGGCCCGGCCTCGGTCGCCTGGCGCTGAAAAGTACGGCGGATTGCCGGCTTCAGGCCGTCGATTGTCGTATATCGGCGACGGTGTCGATGTCCTGGTGGATGCCGGGATCATCCACCGCCACTTCAACTACGGGATACGACTGCAACAGACTGCGCGCGCCATGGTCGCCTTGCAGCGCCAGCAGCTGCGGCAGGTGCCGGCGGCTGAAGCCGACCGGATTGCCGCGCCGGCCGAGGCAGGTCGGCACCGCAATGCCGGCGCCTTGACGCAACGCCGACGCCAGTGCCTGGATGGTCGCCGCCTGCACATAGGGCATGTCGGCCAAGGCAATTACCCAGCCTGCGGCATCTGCGGTCTGCTCCAGGCCACAGAGCAGCGACGCCGCCATGCCGTCATCGGCGGTTTCGCATGGCACCCAAGGGTAAGCGGCAACTTGTGCAGCCAGATCCGGGGCATCACCGCGCAACACAACACAGATGGGCAGGGCCGCGGCCAGATTGCCGGCAGCAGTCGCCAGCACCGTCCGACCATCGGCGGTCGGCAACGGTTGCAGCAATTTGCTGCGCGCACCGCTCGGGTCAAAACGCCGGCCGCGGCCGGCGGCCAGCAGCAGGCCGACGATTTGGCCGCTTATTTGACCGCTTACCTGTCCGCTCATTTGCTTGCTATTTGGTTGAACACCCATGACAGGTTTCAGGGAGAAGTCGCGCCTGCCGGATGGCAGGCGTCTGCTTCATTTCAAAGAACTGAATTTCGCTTCCATGGCTTTCGCATCGATCCAGCCTGGCGTACGGGAACCATCGGCAAAAATGATGGTAGGCGTGCCGGTCACGTTCAATTTCTGGCCGAGCGCCAATACCTTGTCGTTCGGCGCCTGGCAGGCTGCCGGCGCGGCGGCGGCGGCTTTGCCGTCGACCATCAGGTCGGTCCAGGCCTTGTTGCGGTCGGCGCTGCACCAGACATTGCGGGCCTTGACGGCGGAATCCTCGGCCAGGATGTTATACAAGAAGGTGTACACGGTAACGTTGTCGACTTCCTGCAACGTGGTCTTGTGGAAGCGCTTGCAATAGCCGCAGTTAGGATCTTCGAACACCGCGATCACGCGCTTGCCGTTGCCTTTGACCTTTTTCATGGCCAGCTCCAGCGGCAAGTCCGAGAACTTGACCTTGCTCAGTTCATCAACCCGCTCGCGGGTAAAGTCGCGCGAGGTCTGGGCATCCATGATGCGGCCGACGAACACGTACTTGGCGGCGGCATCGGTATAAAAGATATCGTTGCCGACGCGCACCTCAAACAAGCCTGAATATGGAGTCTTGGTCACTTCATCGACCTTGACGTTGTCTCCCAGGCGCGGCTCTATCAGTTTCTTGACCGCGGCTTCCTGCAAGGTCTCGGCGCCGGCAGCGCTTGCCCACAAACCCATCAGGGCCGCCAGGGTTGTCAATACCACGCTTGTTTTTTTCATCGTTGTTCCAGTTATTCTTTGTCAGCTGTCCGACCCAAAGCGTGGGCCATCAATTGTCTTTTTAAGACCGGTACTTTATCCAGCAAGTTCAACCCGGCATTGCGCAGCAAACGCAAGGGTCCGAAATCGAAGCCAAACAGCCGCTCCAATCCATCGGTCGTCATTTGCATCAGGACTATTTCTTCCTTGCGCGCGCGCGCATAACGCGCCAGCACGCCGGCATCGCCGCAATCCCGGTGGGCGCCGCGCTCGGCCAGCACCTGGACCAAAGCCGCGACGTCGCCGAATCCAAGGTTCATGCCATGTCCGGCCAGCGGATGCACCACGTGGCCGGCGTCGCC
Coding sequences within it:
- a CDS encoding nucleotidyltransferase family protein, which translates into the protein MSGQVSGQISGQIVGLLLAAGRGRRFDPSGARSKLLQPLPTADGRTVLATAAGNLAAALPICVVLRGDAPDLAAQVAAYPWVPCETADDGMAASLLCGLEQTADAAGWVIALADMPYVQAATIQALASALRQGAGIAVPTCLGRRGNPVGFSRRHLPQLLALQGDHGARSLLQSYPVVEVAVDDPGIHQDIDTVADIRQSTA
- a CDS encoding DsbC family protein: MKKTSVVLTTLAALMGLWASAAGAETLQEAAVKKLIEPRLGDNVKVDEVTKTPYSGLFEVRVGNDIFYTDAAAKYVFVGRIMDAQTSRDFTRERVDELSKVKFSDLPLELAMKKVKGNGKRVIAVFEDPNCGYCKRFHKTTLQEVDNVTVYTFLYNILAEDSAVKARNVWCSADRNKAWTDLMVDGKAAAAAPAACQAPNDKVLALGQKLNVTGTPTIIFADGSRTPGWIDAKAMEAKFSSLK